In Chloroflexota bacterium, a single genomic region encodes these proteins:
- a CDS encoding LLM class flavin-dependent oxidoreductase — MKIGIHLGSNGPAASAESIGTLARTAETLGLDSVWVSDHVAIPTAMTSMHPYGPPGSSNPEATKNFWEPFAVLAFVAGLTTRVELGTSVIVAPQRPPLLIAKQWATLDAIEFVAHEVRPHLEAA, encoded by the coding sequence GTGAAGATCGGGATTCACCTCGGCAGCAATGGCCCCGCCGCGAGCGCCGAGTCCATCGGCACGCTCGCCCGCACCGCCGAAACGCTCGGCCTGGACTCGGTCTGGGTCTCCGACCACGTCGCCATTCCGACGGCGATGACGTCGATGCATCCATACGGTCCGCCCGGCTCGTCCAACCCCGAGGCGACGAAGAACTTCTGGGAGCCGTTCGCCGTCCTGGCGTTCGTGGCCGGCCTGACAACGCGCGTCGAGCTGGGCACGTCGGTGATCGTGGCGCCGCAACGCCCGCCGCTGCTGATCGCCAAGCAGTGGGCCACGCTCGACGCCATCGAGTTTGTGGCGCACGAGGTTCGGCCACACCTGGAGGCCGCATGA
- a CDS encoding DUF711 family protein, which yields MKIRSVCLGIESGPQVDVAAIKQAGRFLAQAAERFSAAGYDVQTTRLALTPFAEGGPAGDASWVGPFARELEAACKAESIGFISMGPIRWGVVGPEAGQRYANALADALVSTEAVNGAIDTVVDGRPSGGAALAAGRIMARLARGTDRGFGNFRFCAIAQCGPTIPFFPAAYHSCGPPRFSIGLQAADEVRRAFSQDGGLDELERRLGETLGAAVQHVEAVSRRLADETGVLYGGVDLTPAPFVDDADSAVGMLEDLGVETFGAAGTLAASAALTGMVKRLPLAHVGYSGLMLPVLEDTLLAARASAGMVSVSELLLYSAVCGTGLDTVPLPGDATAEDLAAIVLDVTALACALKKPLSCRLFPVPGKSAGDLTEYDSPYLVNGRVLPLKAHPGRRLFERYGP from the coding sequence ATGAAGATCCGATCGGTCTGCCTGGGAATCGAGTCGGGGCCGCAGGTCGACGTGGCGGCCATCAAGCAGGCCGGGCGCTTCCTGGCGCAAGCGGCTGAGCGCTTCTCCGCGGCCGGCTACGACGTGCAGACCACCCGCCTGGCCCTGACGCCGTTCGCCGAGGGCGGCCCCGCCGGCGATGCTTCCTGGGTCGGACCGTTCGCCCGCGAGCTTGAGGCTGCCTGCAAGGCTGAGAGCATCGGCTTCATCTCGATGGGGCCGATCCGCTGGGGCGTGGTCGGACCCGAGGCCGGACAGCGCTACGCGAACGCCCTGGCCGATGCGCTGGTGTCCACTGAGGCCGTGAACGGCGCCATCGACACCGTCGTCGACGGCCGGCCCTCGGGGGGCGCAGCGCTGGCAGCCGGCCGGATCATGGCCCGGCTGGCGCGCGGCACGGATCGCGGCTTCGGCAACTTCCGCTTCTGCGCCATCGCCCAGTGCGGGCCGACCATTCCCTTCTTCCCGGCCGCCTACCACAGCTGCGGGCCGCCGCGCTTCAGCATCGGGCTGCAGGCCGCCGACGAGGTCCGGCGAGCGTTCAGCCAGGACGGCGGCCTGGACGAGCTGGAGCGGCGGCTCGGTGAGACGCTGGGGGCGGCGGTCCAGCACGTCGAGGCTGTGTCCCGGCGGCTCGCGGACGAGACCGGCGTCCTGTACGGCGGGGTTGACCTGACGCCGGCGCCATTCGTGGACGACGCCGACAGCGCGGTCGGGATGCTCGAAGACCTCGGCGTCGAGACGTTCGGAGCGGCCGGCACGCTGGCGGCGTCGGCGGCGCTCACGGGGATGGTCAAGCGGCTGCCGCTGGCCCACGTCGGCTACTCCGGCCTGATGCTGCCGGTCCTGGAGGACACCCTGCTGGCAGCGCGGGCGTCGGCGGGGATGGTCAGCGTGTCCGAGCTGCTGCTCTACTCGGCGGTCTGCGGCACCGGCCTCGATACTGTGCCGCTGCCCGGCGACGCGACAGCGGAGGACCTCGCGGCAATTGTGCTGGACGTGACGGCGCTGGCTTGCGCCCTGAAGAAGCCGCTGAGCTGCCGGCTGTTTCCCGTGCCCGGCAAGTCCGCCGGCGACCTCACCGAGTACGATTCGCCGTATCTGGTCAACGGCCGCGTCCTGCCGCTCAAGGCGCACCCCGGCCGCCGCCTCTTCGAGCGGTACGGCCCGTGA
- the coaD gene encoding pantetheine-phosphate adenylyltransferase: MSTPSTPPAKRLAIYPGTFDPVHNGHVDIARRAALLFDELIVAVYDRPAKSLLFSPEERIKLARQSIGDGSPHGRIIVEGYSGLTVKYARKRGACAIVRGLRAVSDFDYEYQMTIMNRHLESDIETLFLMTSLRFAYLSSSRLKEVASGGAEIDDLVPSSVAAALRERYERAHS; this comes from the coding sequence CTGAGTACCCCGAGCACGCCGCCTGCGAAGCGGCTCGCAATCTACCCGGGCACGTTTGACCCGGTCCACAACGGTCACGTCGACATCGCGCGGCGGGCGGCGCTGCTGTTCGACGAGTTGATCGTTGCCGTCTATGACCGGCCAGCCAAGTCGCTGCTGTTCAGCCCGGAGGAGCGGATCAAGTTGGCGCGGCAGAGCATCGGCGACGGCAGCCCGCACGGGCGGATCATCGTCGAGGGCTACTCCGGGCTGACGGTGAAGTACGCGCGCAAGCGGGGCGCTTGCGCCATCGTGCGCGGCCTGCGTGCCGTCAGCGACTTCGACTACGAGTACCAGATGACGATTATGAACCGTCACCTGGAGTCGGACATCGAGACGCTGTTCCTGATGACCTCGCTGCGGTTCGCGTACCTCAGCTCCAGCCGCCTCAAGGAAGTGGCGAGCGGCGGCGCGGAGATCGACGATCTGGTCCCATCGTCGGTGGCAGCCGCGCTGCGCGAGCGCTACGAGCGAGCGCACTCATGA
- a CDS encoding class I SAM-dependent methyltransferase translates to MTAQPQADPAASVKRDMRGAYDLAAPRYERLIAPTFVPIARRVVSLARPLNDDIHLDLATGTGLVPAMTDDRRTIGCIAPWRVAMDLSANMLRAARLASPPTRLVQGDLERLPFGTGAIDLITLALALHHLPTPRRALAELRRILSPRGRLVLAAWGDELSPLWREFDRWYGAQGLGPSRAAPPNDLPIDTPERLAAALGEVGGFGAAEVVRERPPIHFASLAEFWEWRISFPAPNQMFAPMPPDRRARLRDACLAELAPQVTLTADGLIDASQAVLFAVARP, encoded by the coding sequence GTGACGGCGCAGCCCCAGGCAGACCCGGCGGCGTCGGTGAAGCGGGACATGCGTGGCGCGTACGATCTCGCCGCGCCACGCTACGAGCGCCTGATCGCGCCGACGTTCGTGCCCATCGCGCGGCGCGTGGTGTCGCTCGCCCGGCCGCTCAACGACGATATCCACCTGGATCTCGCCACCGGTACCGGCCTGGTGCCGGCCATGACGGACGACCGACGCACCATCGGCTGCATCGCGCCCTGGCGCGTGGCGATGGACCTCTCGGCCAATATGCTGCGGGCGGCGCGCCTGGCCTCGCCGCCGACCCGGCTGGTGCAAGGCGATCTGGAGCGGCTGCCGTTCGGCACTGGCGCCATCGATCTGATCACGCTGGCCTTGGCGCTCCACCACCTGCCGACGCCGCGCCGCGCCCTGGCCGAGCTTCGGCGCATCCTCAGCCCACGCGGTCGGCTGGTGCTGGCGGCCTGGGGCGACGAGCTCAGCCCCTTGTGGCGCGAGTTCGACCGCTGGTACGGGGCCCAGGGGCTCGGTCCGAGCCGCGCCGCCCCGCCGAACGATCTGCCCATCGACACGCCCGAGCGGCTGGCGGCGGCCCTCGGCGAGGTCGGCGGCTTCGGCGCGGCTGAGGTGGTCCGCGAGCGCCCGCCGATCCACTTCGCGTCGCTGGCCGAGTTCTGGGAGTGGCGCATCTCGTTCCCCGCCCCGAACCAGATGTTCGCGCCGATGCCGCCCGACCGGCGGGCGCGCTTGCGTGACGCCTGCCTCGCCGAACTCGCGCCACAGGTCACGCTCACCGCCGATGGGCTGATCGACGCATCGCAGGCCGTCCTGTTCGCCGTCGCCCGCCCGTAA
- a CDS encoding RsmD family RNA methyltransferase, whose protein sequence is MARGRPLSAPDRAPTRPTGDKAKGAIFSMLEAEALRRGVEPASDDDGDGRFAAAVAWPRVLELYAGSGALAIEALSRGATHADLVDSSGDARRAIAANLAKTGLAGRARVHALSSERAVSTFREPYDLILLDPPYDAEGVESLLGQLVTGGLLAEHGVLIWEHGSTTEPPDRIGEGSNGQCLQLQRSRRHGAAAVSLYTLEA, encoded by the coding sequence ATGGCGCGCGGCCGGCCGCTGAGCGCGCCGGACCGCGCGCCCACCCGTCCCACCGGCGACAAGGCTAAGGGGGCGATCTTCTCGATGCTCGAGGCCGAGGCCTTGCGGCGCGGCGTCGAGCCGGCCTCGGACGACGACGGGGATGGCCGCTTCGCAGCGGCCGTCGCGTGGCCGCGCGTGCTGGAGCTGTACGCCGGCAGCGGCGCGCTGGCCATCGAGGCGCTGAGCCGTGGCGCGACGCACGCGGACCTTGTCGATTCGAGCGGAGACGCCCGCCGAGCCATCGCGGCCAACCTGGCGAAGACCGGCCTCGCCGGCCGTGCGCGCGTCCATGCGCTTTCGAGTGAGCGGGCCGTATCGACATTCCGTGAACCCTATGATTTAATACTGCTCGATCCGCCGTACGACGCCGAAGGCGTAGAATCTCTGCTTGGTCAACTGGTGACGGGGGGTCTGCTCGCGGAACACGGGGTGCTCATCTGGGAGCATGGCAGCACGACCGAGCCCCCAGACCGAATTGGCGAAGGCAGCAACGGTCAGTGCCTGCAGCTCCAGCGGTCCCGTCGGCACGGCGCGGCAGCGGTGAGCCTGTACACCCTGGAAGCCTGA
- a CDS encoding amidase — translation MSEPHNLTVVEAAHQIRTGKRSPIELTEALLARIERSQPALRTFVTVDAEGARAAARAADAAVRSGHPLGPLHGVPFAVKDIFNAAGLPTVAGYAPFEENLAQDDAHAVARLKAAGAVLLGKTVTTQFASADPSPTVNPWRADRTPGGSSSGSGASVGARLVPLALGTQTGGSILRPAAYNGAVGLKPTYGRVSRHGILPLAWSLDHAGPIVRTVHDAALVLEAIAGHDPRDPHALDAPVANYSASLREPISPPRLALLTDLLERAEPAVAAHVEALARQCERAGATVERLALPADFDLYLAVHGITNLSEAAEVHADALGRDRSAYHPRIRSTTMLGQVLPAWAYLHAQRLRRQLAAQTTAFMAPYDALLLPTASNLPPGRDTTGDPSFQSPWSLLGLPSISLPSGISADGLPFAVQLVSRRLEEPTLFRAAAWVEREVQFQARPPEAW, via the coding sequence ATGAGCGAGCCGCACAACCTGACCGTGGTGGAGGCCGCCCACCAGATCCGCACTGGCAAACGGTCGCCCATCGAGCTGACCGAGGCGCTGCTGGCACGGATCGAGCGATCCCAGCCGGCCCTGCGGACCTTCGTAACGGTCGATGCCGAGGGAGCGCGCGCGGCAGCCCGCGCGGCTGACGCAGCCGTCCGCAGCGGTCATCCGCTGGGGCCGCTCCACGGCGTGCCGTTCGCGGTGAAGGACATCTTCAACGCGGCCGGCCTGCCGACGGTCGCCGGCTATGCGCCGTTCGAGGAGAATCTCGCCCAGGACGACGCCCACGCCGTCGCGCGGCTCAAGGCAGCCGGCGCCGTGCTGCTGGGAAAGACCGTCACCACGCAGTTTGCGTCCGCCGATCCCTCGCCCACCGTCAACCCATGGCGGGCCGACCGCACACCAGGCGGCTCCAGCAGCGGCTCTGGGGCGAGCGTCGGGGCGCGGCTGGTGCCGCTGGCGCTCGGGACGCAGACCGGCGGCTCCATCCTGCGCCCGGCAGCCTACAACGGGGCGGTGGGCCTCAAGCCGACCTATGGCCGGGTGAGTCGCCACGGCATCCTGCCGCTGGCCTGGAGCCTCGACCACGCCGGTCCGATCGTGCGGACCGTCCATGACGCCGCGCTGGTGCTCGAAGCGATCGCCGGGCATGACCCGCGCGATCCGCACGCGCTGGATGCGCCGGTCGCCAACTACTCGGCCAGCCTCCGCGAGCCGATCTCGCCGCCGCGCCTCGCCCTGCTGACAGACCTCCTGGAGCGCGCCGAACCGGCCGTCGCGGCGCACGTCGAGGCGCTGGCCCGCCAGTGCGAACGGGCCGGCGCGACCGTCGAGCGGCTCGCCCTGCCGGCCGACTTCGACCTCTACCTCGCGGTGCACGGCATCACCAACCTCTCGGAGGCCGCCGAAGTCCACGCCGACGCCCTCGGCCGCGACCGCTCGGCGTATCACCCGCGCATCCGCTCGACCACGATGCTCGGACAGGTGCTGCCGGCCTGGGCCTACCTGCACGCGCAGCGGCTGCGCCGGCAGCTTGCGGCCCAGACGACGGCGTTCATGGCCCCGTATGACGCCCTGCTGCTGCCAACGGCGTCCAACCTGCCGCCCGGCCGGGACACCACCGGCGATCCCTCGTTTCAGTCGCCATGGTCGCTGCTCGGATTGCCGTCGATCAGCCTGCCGAGCGGCATCAGCGCCGATGGCCTGCCGTTCGCCGTGCAACTGGTCAGCCGGCGGCTGGAGGAGCCGACCCTCTTTCGGGCGGCGGCCTGGGTCGAGCGCGAGGTGCAGTTTCAGGCCCGGCCGCCGGAGGCCTGGTGA